One part of the Streptomyces ferrugineus genome encodes these proteins:
- a CDS encoding DUF6458 family protein produces MGLGGCIILIAAGAILTFATDWEMEGVNLDLVGVILMIVGLIGVTTFSSIARRRRVVVPPATPVVEDDHHHHHRRDGYSDGYGV; encoded by the coding sequence ATGGGCCTGGGCGGGTGCATCATTCTCATCGCCGCAGGAGCCATCCTCACGTTCGCGACCGACTGGGAGATGGAGGGCGTCAATCTCGACCTGGTCGGGGTCATCCTGATGATCGTGGGGCTGATCGGCGTCACGACGTTCAGCAGCATCGCCCGGCGCAGGCGGGTGGTCGTACCGCCCGCGACGCCGGTCGTCGAAGACGACCACCACCACCATCATCGGCGGGACGGGTACAGCGACGGTTACGGCGTCTGA
- a CDS encoding NHL domain-containing thioredoxin family protein, which produces MTDSTPRRVRVRAPELIGEGGWLNTGDRSYTLADLRGRIVILDFWTFCCINCLHVLDELRELEEKHQDTVVVIGVHSPKFVHEAEHGAVVDAVERYGVAHPVLDDPELATWKQYAVRAWPTLVVIDPEGYVVAQHAGEGHVHAIERLVTELEAEHEAKGTLRRGDGPYVAPEPEPTVLRFPGKALLLPSGTFLVSDTTRHQLVELAADGETVVRRIGSGTRAFTDGTADSAAFNEPQGLTLLDDASVVVADTVNHALRRLDLATGAVTTLAGTGRQWWQGSPTSGPAREVDLSSPWDVAVFAGRVWIAMAGVHQLWTYDPATGTVAVAAGTTNEGLVDGPGAEAWFAQPSGLAATPERLWLADSETSALRWVDTDGAVHTAIGTGLFDFGHRDGAAEQALLQHPLGVTALPDGSVAVSDTYNHALRRYDPASGEVTTLATDLREPSDAVLVGDDIVVVESARHRLTRLRLPEEAVRVEAVAHRTQRAATEVTPGKLHLDVIFQAPAGQKLDTRYGPSTRLLVSSTPPELLLSGEGADTDLSRTLEIDPAVPEGVLHVSAMAASCDDDPANEYPACHVHQQDWGVPVRLAGTGVDRLPLVLAGMDDGTADEAEPQTP; this is translated from the coding sequence ATGACCGACTCCACTCCCCGTCGCGTCCGCGTCCGGGCCCCCGAGCTGATCGGCGAAGGTGGCTGGCTGAACACGGGCGACCGCTCGTACACCCTCGCCGACCTGCGCGGACGCATCGTGATCCTGGACTTCTGGACGTTCTGCTGCATCAACTGCCTGCATGTCCTGGACGAACTCAGGGAGCTGGAGGAGAAGCACCAGGACACCGTCGTCGTCATCGGCGTCCACTCGCCCAAGTTCGTGCACGAGGCCGAGCACGGTGCGGTCGTCGACGCCGTGGAGCGGTACGGCGTGGCGCATCCCGTCCTGGACGACCCCGAGCTGGCGACCTGGAAGCAGTACGCGGTGCGGGCCTGGCCGACGCTCGTCGTGATCGACCCTGAGGGATACGTCGTCGCGCAGCACGCCGGTGAGGGGCATGTGCACGCCATCGAGCGGCTCGTGACCGAGCTGGAGGCCGAGCACGAGGCGAAGGGGACGCTGCGGCGCGGCGACGGGCCGTACGTGGCGCCGGAGCCGGAGCCGACGGTGCTGCGCTTCCCGGGCAAGGCGCTGCTGCTGCCGAGCGGGACCTTCCTGGTCAGCGACACCACCCGGCATCAACTCGTGGAGCTGGCGGCGGACGGGGAGACGGTCGTGCGGCGGATCGGCTCCGGCACGCGCGCGTTCACCGACGGCACGGCGGACTCGGCGGCGTTCAACGAGCCGCAGGGCCTCACCCTCCTCGACGACGCCTCGGTCGTCGTCGCCGACACCGTCAACCACGCCCTGCGCCGCCTCGACCTCGCCACCGGCGCCGTCACCACCCTCGCGGGCACCGGCCGGCAGTGGTGGCAGGGCTCACCCACGTCCGGTCCCGCGCGCGAGGTGGACCTCTCGTCGCCGTGGGATGTGGCGGTCTTCGCCGGGCGGGTGTGGATCGCGATGGCCGGCGTCCACCAGCTGTGGACGTACGACCCGGCGACGGGCACGGTCGCGGTGGCCGCGGGCACCACCAACGAAGGGCTGGTCGACGGCCCGGGCGCCGAGGCCTGGTTCGCCCAGCCGTCGGGTCTCGCGGCGACGCCCGAGCGCCTGTGGCTGGCCGACTCAGAGACCAGCGCCCTGCGCTGGGTGGACACCGACGGCGCCGTCCACACCGCCATCGGCACCGGCCTCTTCGACTTCGGCCACCGCGACGGCGCCGCCGAACAGGCCCTGCTGCAACACCCGTTGGGCGTCACGGCGCTCCCCGACGGCTCGGTCGCGGTCAGCGACACCTACAACCACGCCCTGCGCCGCTACGACCCGGCGAGCGGCGAGGTCACCACCCTGGCCACGGATCTGCGAGAGCCGTCGGACGCGGTGCTCGTCGGCGACGACATCGTGGTCGTGGAGTCGGCCCGGCACCGGCTGACCCGGCTGCGCCTGCCCGAGGAGGCCGTGCGCGTCGAGGCGGTCGCCCACCGCACGCAGCGTGCCGCCACCGAAGTCACCCCCGGCAAGCTCCACTTGGACGTGATCTTCCAGGCCCCGGCGGGCCAGAAGCTAGACACCCGGTACGGCCCGTCGACCCGGCTTCTGGTCTCGTCGACCCCGCCCGAGCTGCTGCTGTCGGGAGAGGGCGCGGACACGGACCTCTCCCGGACGCTGGAGATCGACCCGGCCGTCCCCGAAGGCGTCCTGCATGTCTCCGCGATGGCCGCGTCCTGCGACGACGACCCGGCCAACGAGTACCCGGCCTGCCATGTGCACCAGCAGGACTGGGGTGTCCCGGTCCGCCTGGCCGGGACCGGCGTCGACCGCCTTCCCCTGGTGCTCGCGGGGATGGACGACGGGACGGCCGACGAGGCGGAGCCTCAGACGCCGTAA
- a CDS encoding cupin domain-containing protein, with translation MNSEPVSLDQALASFTEQWSPRIVTAVNDYDVRVAKVEGEHVWHVHDHTDEFFLVLDGELHIALREPTGERTVVLSKGSVFTVPRGTEHKPYAPVPTRILLLEPTGTLTVGDRHDEIPDHVDATTGHALT, from the coding sequence ATGAACAGCGAACCCGTCTCCCTGGACCAGGCCCTCGCATCCTTCACCGAGCAGTGGAGCCCCCGCATCGTCACGGCCGTCAACGACTACGACGTCCGCGTCGCCAAGGTCGAGGGCGAGCACGTCTGGCACGTCCACGACCACACCGACGAGTTCTTCCTGGTCCTGGACGGCGAACTGCACATCGCCCTGCGGGAGCCGACGGGCGAGCGCACCGTCGTCCTGTCGAAGGGCTCGGTCTTCACGGTCCCGCGCGGCACGGAACACAAGCCGTACGCCCCCGTGCCCACCCGCATCCTCCTCCTCGAACCCACCGGAACCCTCACCGTCGGCGACCGCCACGACGAGATCCCGGACCATGTGGACGCCACGACCGGGCATGCGCTGACCTGA
- a CDS encoding helix-turn-helix domain-containing protein, which translates to MAHGSSQPGRPHRVAVIVDEGTNPFEVGVATELFGLPRPELGLPHPLYEVTLCSPMPEVRMNHGFFTLTGVPGLEAVDEADTLVVPGRPDNVVPRGAEVLDAIRRGHARGARVMSLCTGSFALAEAGLLDGRRATTHWMWAAAFRELHPRVLLDPDVLFVDEGDVLTASGSAAALDLGLHIWRRDHGAELANAVSRRLVFAAHRDGGQKQFVERPVPEVPDESLAPLLAWARERLGEPLTVADLAARAAVSPATLHRRFRAQLGTTPLAWLTGERVTLACRLIERGEERLDVVAARSGLGTAANLRARVRGVTGLSPSAYRRRFGPGGGERLVHEIPRTRPAPRLR; encoded by the coding sequence ATGGCGCATGGATCCTCTCAGCCGGGGCGACCGCACCGGGTCGCCGTGATCGTCGACGAAGGCACCAACCCGTTCGAAGTGGGGGTCGCGACGGAGCTGTTCGGGCTGCCGCGGCCCGAACTGGGCCTCCCGCACCCGCTGTACGAGGTGACGCTGTGTTCGCCGATGCCCGAGGTACGGATGAATCACGGCTTCTTCACGCTGACCGGCGTGCCCGGGCTGGAGGCGGTCGACGAGGCGGACACCCTCGTCGTGCCCGGCCGCCCGGACAACGTCGTGCCGCGCGGCGCCGAGGTCCTGGACGCCATCCGGCGCGGCCACGCGCGCGGAGCGCGCGTGATGAGCCTGTGCACCGGAAGCTTCGCGCTGGCCGAGGCCGGGCTGCTCGACGGGCGGCGGGCCACCACGCACTGGATGTGGGCAGCCGCCTTCCGCGAGCTGCATCCGAGGGTGCTGCTGGACCCGGACGTCCTCTTCGTCGACGAGGGCGACGTCCTGACCGCCTCGGGCAGCGCGGCCGCGCTCGACCTCGGCCTGCACATCTGGCGCCGCGACCACGGCGCGGAGCTCGCCAACGCCGTCTCCCGCCGGCTCGTCTTCGCGGCCCACCGCGACGGCGGGCAGAAGCAGTTCGTGGAGCGGCCGGTGCCCGAGGTGCCGGACGAGTCGCTGGCGCCGCTGCTGGCGTGGGCGCGGGAGCGGCTGGGGGAGCCGCTGACGGTGGCCGACCTGGCGGCGCGGGCGGCCGTGTCGCCGGCCACCCTGCACCGGCGCTTCCGGGCGCAGCTCGGGACGACGCCGCTGGCCTGGCTGACGGGGGAGAGGGTGACGCTCGCGTGCCGGCTGATCGAGCGCGGCGAGGAGCGGCTGGACGTGGTGGCCGCCCGCAGCGGACTGGGAACCGCGGCGAACCTGCGCGCACGCGTGCGGGGCGTGACCGGGCTCAGCCCGTCGGCCTACAGACGGCGTTTCGGACCGGGCGGCGGGGAACGCCTCGTGCATGAGATTCCTCGTACGCGACCGGCTCCTCGGCTTCGGTGA
- a CDS encoding LURP-one-related/scramblase family protein, whose protein sequence is MRFLVRDRLLGFGDDYWIEDDRGNKVFLVDGKAMRLRDTFELKDAQGHVVIGIHQKMLALRDTMVIERGGRPLARIRRKRLSLLRNHYRVSLADGSTELDVSGKILDREFAVEYDGELLAVVSRRWLHVRETYGVDVVRDDADPALLIAVAVCVIHLAEKERDDND, encoded by the coding sequence ATGAGATTCCTCGTACGCGACCGGCTCCTCGGCTTCGGTGACGACTACTGGATCGAGGACGACCGGGGCAACAAGGTGTTCCTCGTCGACGGCAAGGCGATGCGGCTGCGGGACACCTTCGAGCTGAAGGACGCCCAGGGGCATGTCGTCATCGGCATCCACCAGAAGATGCTCGCCCTGCGGGACACGATGGTGATCGAGCGGGGCGGCCGGCCGCTCGCCAGGATCCGCCGCAAGCGGCTGTCCCTGCTGCGCAACCACTACCGGGTGTCCCTGGCGGACGGCAGCACGGAACTCGACGTCAGCGGCAAGATCCTCGACCGGGAGTTCGCCGTCGAGTACGACGGCGAACTGCTGGCCGTCGTCTCCCGGCGCTGGCTGCACGTCCGGGAGACCTACGGCGTGGACGTCGTACGGGACGACGCGGATCCGGCGCTGCTGATCGCGGTCGCGGTGTGCGTGATCCACCTCGCCGAGAAGGAGCGGGACGACAACGACTAG
- a CDS encoding carbon-nitrogen family hydrolase: protein MRASLLQIDVNEGESVESRRVRVASLVREQAGAADLVVLPELWTTGAFAYEGFGSEAEPLEGPTYEVMAKAASDAGVWLHAGSIPERDPEGPLYNTSLVFSPSGDLAAAYRKIHRFGFDKGEAVLMSAGEELVTVRLPETVLGVATCYDLRFPELFRGLVDAGAETLVVPAGWPERRRAHWTLLAQARAVENQAFVLACGTAGTHAGVPQAGHSIVVDPWGEVLAQAGAGEQVLTVEFDPGKVAVTRDQFPALKDRMLGLAAPRR from the coding sequence GTGCGCGCCTCTCTGCTCCAGATCGACGTCAATGAGGGCGAATCGGTCGAATCGCGCAGGGTGCGCGTAGCCTCGCTCGTCCGGGAACAGGCCGGGGCGGCCGACCTCGTCGTGCTGCCGGAGCTGTGGACCACCGGGGCGTTCGCCTACGAGGGCTTCGGCAGCGAGGCCGAGCCGCTCGAAGGGCCGACGTACGAGGTGATGGCGAAGGCCGCGAGCGACGCGGGCGTATGGCTGCACGCGGGCTCGATCCCGGAGCGGGACCCCGAGGGGCCGCTCTACAACACCTCTCTCGTCTTCTCTCCCTCCGGTGATCTGGCCGCCGCGTACCGGAAGATCCATCGGTTCGGCTTCGACAAGGGCGAGGCGGTGCTGATGAGCGCGGGCGAGGAACTGGTGACGGTCCGGCTCCCCGAGACCGTCCTGGGCGTGGCCACCTGCTACGACCTCCGTTTCCCCGAGCTGTTCCGCGGTCTCGTCGACGCCGGTGCCGAGACCCTGGTCGTCCCGGCGGGCTGGCCGGAGCGCCGCCGGGCGCACTGGACGCTGCTGGCTCAGGCCCGGGCGGTGGAGAACCAGGCGTTCGTGCTCGCCTGTGGAACGGCCGGGACGCACGCCGGAGTTCCACAGGCCGGTCACTCGATCGTGGTCGACCCCTGGGGTGAGGTGCTCGCACAGGCCGGCGCGGGGGAGCAGGTCCTCACGGTGGAGTTCGACCCGGGCAAGGTCGCGGTGACACGGGATCAGTTCCCGGCGCTGAAGGACCGGATGCTGGGGCTGGCGGCGCCACGCCGCTGA
- a CDS encoding maleylpyruvate isomerase family mycothiol-dependent enzyme, giving the protein MSLHPTLQPYADAWTHSIEAISELVTPLVEGEWNRRTPCPGWSVRDVVSHVIGLDCEMLGDPRPIHTLPRDLFHVTNDHQRYMEMQVDVRRHHTAPEMTSELEYTIIRRNRQLRNESRDPGTKVRGPLGAELTLEESMRTHAFDVWVHEQDLRTALGRPGNLDSPGAHVARDVLLAALPEIVATKADAPRSSAIVVDVHGPVEFLRTIRIDIQGRGTLETAPALGPAATLTLDWETYFRLACGRTTPEAAADRVKTEGDAGLTTAILRNFTVTQ; this is encoded by the coding sequence GTGAGTCTGCATCCCACCCTCCAGCCCTACGCCGACGCCTGGACCCACTCCATCGAAGCGATATCCGAGCTGGTGACGCCGCTGGTGGAGGGCGAGTGGAATCGGCGGACGCCCTGCCCCGGCTGGTCGGTCCGCGACGTCGTGTCGCATGTCATCGGCCTGGACTGCGAGATGCTCGGCGACCCGCGCCCTATCCACACGCTGCCGCGCGACCTCTTCCACGTCACCAACGACCATCAGCGTTACATGGAGATGCAGGTCGACGTCCGCCGTCATCACACGGCGCCGGAGATGACGTCCGAGCTGGAGTACACGATCATCCGGCGCAACCGCCAGCTGCGCAACGAGTCCCGCGACCCCGGCACCAAGGTGCGCGGCCCGCTCGGGGCGGAGCTCACCCTCGAAGAGTCGATGCGCACTCACGCCTTCGACGTCTGGGTCCACGAACAGGACCTGCGCACCGCCCTCGGCCGCCCCGGCAATCTCGACTCCCCCGGTGCGCACGTGGCCCGGGACGTGCTGCTCGCCGCCCTCCCCGAGATCGTCGCCACCAAGGCCGACGCGCCCCGCAGCTCGGCGATCGTCGTCGACGTGCACGGCCCGGTCGAGTTCCTGCGCACGATCCGCATCGACATCCAGGGCCGCGGCACCCTCGAAACGGCCCCTGCCCTCGGCCCCGCCGCCACCCTCACCCTCGACTGGGAAACCTACTTCCGCCTGGCCTGCGGCCGCACCACACCGGAGGCGGCGGCGGACCGAGTGAAGACAGAGGGCGACGCCGGCCTGACAACGGCCATCCTGCGCAACTTCACGGTGACGCAGTAG
- a CDS encoding SAM-dependent methyltransferase has translation MTDTETATDDHAHANQPPRLTRLTFHGPLSETRATALVQRLTRTNPTTVLDIGCGWAELMLRILTAAPKATGIGIDLNADDLTRARRNAADRGLQERAEFIEESATRTSRGPADLVLCVGASQALATPSTPDHTAEALSELRRLVTDNGRVLLGEGFWQRPPTPTELSGMWPQAAATDHHDLATLLDLAVAAGFRPEWTETATLEEWEEFESAYQADVEVWLARNPAHPLAAETRERLDRHRAQWMSYRGVLGLAYLTLVPAL, from the coding sequence GTGACCGATACAGAGACCGCTACAGACGACCACGCCCACGCCAACCAGCCCCCACGCCTGACCCGCCTCACCTTCCACGGCCCCCTGTCGGAAACCCGCGCGACCGCCCTCGTCCAGCGCCTGACCCGCACCAACCCCACCACCGTCCTCGACATCGGCTGCGGCTGGGCCGAGTTGATGCTCCGCATCCTGACCGCCGCACCGAAGGCGACAGGCATCGGAATAGACCTCAACGCCGACGACCTCACCCGCGCCCGCCGCAACGCAGCGGACCGAGGGCTCCAGGAAAGGGCCGAGTTCATCGAGGAGTCGGCCACCAGAACCTCCCGCGGCCCCGCCGACCTCGTCCTGTGCGTAGGCGCGAGCCAGGCCCTGGCCACGCCCAGCACGCCCGACCACACCGCCGAGGCCCTGAGCGAACTACGCCGCCTGGTCACCGACAACGGCCGCGTCCTGCTCGGCGAGGGCTTCTGGCAGCGCCCCCCGACCCCCACCGAACTCTCCGGCATGTGGCCACAGGCCGCCGCCACCGACCACCACGACCTCGCGACCCTCCTGGACCTCGCGGTCGCCGCCGGCTTCCGCCCGGAGTGGACGGAGACGGCGACCTTGGAGGAGTGGGAGGAGTTCGAGTCGGCGTACCAGGCGGACGTCGAGGTGTGGCTCGCCCGGAACCCCGCCCACCCCCTCGCCGCCGAGACCCGCGAGCGCCTCGACCGCCACCGCGCCCAGTGGATGAGCTACCGCGGGGTGCTGGGCCTGGCGTACCTCACGCTCGTCCCGGCCCTGTAG
- a CDS encoding MFS transporter: MRSAALPGDPPGGRRAVAVWGIGVSVYFVAVIFRTSLGVAGLDAADRFDVNASALSTFSILQLLVYAGMQIPVGLLVDRLGTKKVLTLGVVLFTAGQLGFAFSPSYGTALASRALLGCGDAMTFISVLRLGTRWFPARRGPLIAQLAGLVGMAGNLVSTLVLARLLHGVGWTAAFAGSAGAGAVVLVLVLLFLKDHPEGHEPAPLPHQGAAYVRRQIAASWREPGTRLGLWVHFTTQFPAMVFLLLWGLPFLVQAQGLSVATAGELLTLVVLSNMVVGLVYGQIVARHHEARLPLALGTVAATAALWATTLAWPGETAPMWLLIVLCAVLGACGPASMLGFDFARPANPPERQGTASGITNMGGFVASMTTLLAVGVLLDATGGDYAIAFSVVFVLQALGVGQILRLRKRAARRERERLVASRVETVHVPA; the protein is encoded by the coding sequence ATGAGGTCCGCCGCACTGCCCGGCGACCCCCCGGGCGGCCGCCGCGCCGTCGCCGTCTGGGGCATAGGCGTCTCGGTCTACTTCGTCGCCGTCATCTTCCGTACGTCGCTGGGGGTCGCCGGCCTCGACGCCGCCGACCGCTTCGACGTGAACGCCTCGGCCCTGTCGACGTTCTCGATCCTCCAGCTGCTCGTGTACGCGGGCATGCAGATACCCGTGGGCCTGCTGGTCGACCGGCTCGGCACCAAGAAGGTGCTGACCCTGGGCGTGGTGCTGTTCACGGCGGGCCAACTCGGCTTCGCCTTCTCGCCGTCGTACGGCACCGCCCTCGCCTCGCGCGCCCTGCTGGGCTGCGGCGACGCGATGACGTTCATCAGCGTGCTGCGGCTGGGCACCCGCTGGTTCCCGGCCCGGCGCGGCCCGCTGATCGCGCAGCTCGCCGGCCTCGTGGGCATGGCGGGCAACCTCGTCTCCACGCTGGTGCTGGCGCGGCTGCTGCACGGGGTGGGCTGGACGGCGGCGTTCGCGGGCAGCGCGGGCGCGGGTGCCGTCGTACTCGTGCTGGTGCTGCTGTTCCTGAAGGACCACCCCGAGGGACACGAGCCGGCGCCGCTGCCGCACCAGGGCGCGGCGTACGTACGTCGCCAGATCGCCGCGTCCTGGCGGGAGCCCGGCACGCGGCTGGGGCTGTGGGTGCACTTCACGACGCAGTTCCCGGCGATGGTGTTCCTGCTGCTGTGGGGGCTGCCGTTCCTGGTTCAGGCGCAGGGGCTGTCGGTGGCGACGGCCGGTGAACTGCTCACCCTCGTCGTCCTGTCCAACATGGTGGTGGGCCTGGTCTACGGCCAGATCGTCGCCCGGCACCACGAGGCGCGGCTCCCGCTGGCGCTCGGCACCGTCGCGGCGACGGCGGCGCTGTGGGCGACGACGCTGGCCTGGCCCGGTGAGACGGCGCCGATGTGGCTGCTGATCGTGCTGTGCGCGGTGCTCGGTGCGTGCGGGCCGGCCTCGATGCTCGGCTTCGACTTCGCTCGGCCGGCGAATCCGCCGGAGCGTCAGGGGACGGCGTCCGGGATCACCAACATGGGCGGTTTCGTCGCCTCGATGACGACGTTGCTCGCGGTCGGTGTGCTGCTGGACGCGACCGGCGGCGACTACGCCATCGCCTTCTCGGTGGTATTCGTCCTCCAGGCGCTCGGGGTCGGCCAGATCCTGCGGCTGCGGAAGCGGGCGGCGCGCAGGGAGCGGGAACGGCTGGTCGCCAGCAGGGTGGAGACGGTGCACGTTCCCGCGTGA
- a CDS encoding GntR family transcriptional regulator, with protein MPSAPPAPVKQPPAADRVYTHVKQGVLDRRYEGGTLLTEGELAEAVGVSRTPVREALLRLEVEGLIKLYPKKGALVLPVSAQEIKDVVETRILVEEHAARKAVPAPPGLIERLQELLDRQKAQAAAGDLAAAAVTDRCFHAEIVRSGGNEILSRLYDQLRDRQLRMGVAVLHSHPDRIAKTLAEHEEILQALRSGDAEAAVGLVHRHIDWFSHLARGEER; from the coding sequence ATGCCTTCCGCACCACCCGCCCCCGTCAAGCAGCCCCCCGCCGCCGACCGTGTCTACACCCACGTCAAACAGGGCGTCCTGGACCGCCGTTACGAAGGCGGGACGCTGCTCACCGAGGGCGAGCTGGCCGAGGCCGTCGGGGTCTCGCGCACCCCGGTGCGCGAGGCGCTGCTGCGGCTGGAGGTCGAAGGGCTGATCAAGCTCTACCCGAAGAAGGGCGCACTGGTCCTGCCGGTCTCCGCGCAGGAGATCAAGGACGTCGTGGAGACGCGGATACTCGTCGAGGAGCACGCGGCGCGCAAGGCCGTACCCGCGCCCCCCGGACTCATCGAGCGCCTCCAGGAACTGCTCGACCGGCAGAAGGCCCAGGCCGCCGCCGGCGACCTCGCCGCAGCCGCCGTCACCGACCGCTGCTTCCACGCCGAGATCGTCCGCAGCGGCGGCAACGAGATCCTCTCCCGGCTCTACGACCAACTGCGCGACCGGCAACTGCGCATGGGCGTCGCCGTCCTGCACTCCCACCCCGACCGGATCGCCAAGACCCTCGCCGAACACGAGGAGATCCTCCAGGCCCTGCGCTCCGGGGACGCCGAGGCGGCCGTCGGGCTGGTCCACCGGCACATCGACTGGTTCTCGCACCTCGCGCGGGGTGAGGAGCGATGA
- a CDS encoding D-alanyl-D-alanine carboxypeptidase family protein: MTTGAVFATGALTAAPAQAVTAPTITAKGGYVMNGANGKTLFTKAADTKRLTASTTKIMTAKVVLSQANLNLNTKVTIRKEVSDYIVSQGASSARLIVGDKVTVRQLLYGMMLPSGCDAAMTLADKFGSGSTVKARTKNFIGKMNAMARSLGMTNTHFDSFDGISNGSNYSTPRDLTKLARSAMKSGTFKAVVKTKAYTAKTITKTGATRTMATWKNTNTLLGWNGTLGIKTGSGTQAKYCLVFAATKNGESVMGAVLTSPSEANRTSDVKKLVNYGYARIS, from the coding sequence ATGACCACCGGCGCCGTGTTCGCCACCGGAGCCCTCACCGCGGCACCCGCGCAGGCCGTGACGGCGCCCACCATCACCGCCAAGGGCGGGTATGTGATGAACGGCGCGAACGGCAAGACCCTGTTCACCAAGGCCGCGGACACCAAGAGGCTCACCGCCTCCACCACCAAGATCATGACCGCCAAGGTGGTGCTCTCACAGGCGAACCTGAACCTGAACACCAAGGTGACGATCAGGAAGGAGGTCAGCGACTACATCGTCTCCCAGGGAGCCTCGTCGGCCCGGCTCATCGTCGGCGACAAGGTCACCGTCCGTCAGCTCCTGTACGGGATGATGCTGCCGTCCGGCTGTGACGCCGCGATGACCCTCGCCGACAAGTTCGGCTCCGGCTCCACGGTCAAGGCCCGCACCAAGAACTTCATCGGCAAGATGAACGCCATGGCCAGGAGCCTGGGCATGACCAACACGCACTTCGACTCGTTCGACGGCATAAGCAATGGCTCCAACTACTCGACGCCGCGCGACCTGACGAAGCTGGCGCGCAGCGCCATGAAGAGCGGCACGTTCAAGGCCGTCGTCAAGACCAAGGCGTACACGGCCAAGACCATCACGAAGACCGGCGCCACCCGCACCATGGCGACCTGGAAGAACACCAACACGCTGCTCGGCTGGAACGGCACGCTGGGCATCAAGACCGGCTCCGGCACCCAGGCCAAGTACTGCCTCGTCTTCGCCGCCACGAAGAACGGCGAGTCGGTCATGGGCGCGGTCCTCACCTCACCCTCCGAGGCGAACCGCACCTCCGACGTGAAGAAGCTGGTCAACTACGGCTACGCCCGGATCAGCTGA